From one Elusimicrobiota bacterium genomic stretch:
- a CDS encoding TetR/AcrR family transcriptional regulator has translation MSPAQQRKDIRRQSILAAALECFIQYGLHKTTFEDVSKQAGVSRSLLYAYFKDKRHLFLSVVKDVLDEYRRKTDTVLKSGLGSREKFQEVLGLWGVELYAKGADSPNGGELLDEGLRAWEQVGVKYKEYLIRVLAGFAGGADAAELVVLSIKGLQSDRPSVPVLRKRIGLLAQLAWQRRGRP, from the coding sequence ATGAGCCCGGCCCAGCAGCGCAAGGATATCCGGCGCCAGTCGATCCTGGCCGCGGCCCTGGAGTGCTTCATCCAGTACGGCCTCCACAAGACCACTTTCGAGGACGTGTCCAAGCAGGCCGGAGTGTCGCGTTCCCTGCTCTACGCCTACTTCAAGGACAAGAGGCACCTCTTCCTGTCCGTGGTCAAGGACGTCCTGGACGAGTACCGCCGGAAGACCGACACGGTGCTTAAGTCCGGCCTGGGCAGCCGAGAGAAGTTCCAGGAAGTCCTGGGACTGTGGGGCGTGGAACTCTACGCCAAGGGCGCGGACAGCCCGAATGGGGGCGAACTGCTGGACGAGGGGCTGCGCGCCTGGGAGCAGGTCGGGGTCAAATATAAGGAGTACCTGATCCGGGTGCTGGCCGGATTCGCGGGCGGCGCCGATGCCGCCGAGCTCGTCGTTTTGTCCATCAAGGGGCTGCAGAGCGACCGCCCCTCCGTGCCGGTCCTGCGCAAGCGCATCGGGCTGCTGGCGCAGTTGGCCTGGCAGCGGCGGGGGCGGCCATGA
- a CDS encoding TolC family protein, which produces MTTAWLLAAALWSWPAAAQSGAPMELTLDRAVALGLQKNLDVALAEEQLAYLEAQRRQAIGMALPAVTLTGLYNRNLEKPSFFLAGAVLKAGQDNSMRHAASLQQYLFTGGMVKQGMRAATAGVEGGRAQSQSAKSDVVLAAKRLFYAVCLDSATVAIQRDTLSLAQDHLRTIEERYRQGLDSDLVVLRQKVEVANAQPALLAASNREELSLTMLKDALGLDVDAPVLVQGSLEGRPYSLMPYEALQASALANNSDYQAARKQFEQAEAMLAVQKGFRWPWLSAYADYQWYSESNHAWPGPQERATSSVVGLRLNYPLFTGGQTTAKIQQASSQLDSARTAMEKVARAMKVEVKRGWLNVKEAWERAQSQESAISQARRALEATEVRYRAGQASLLEQNDVTLALQQTRLLYANALHDYRVALAALERAAGGPVEEAVR; this is translated from the coding sequence ATGACGACGGCCTGGCTCTTGGCGGCGGCGCTCTGGTCCTGGCCCGCGGCGGCACAGTCCGGCGCTCCGATGGAACTCACCCTGGACCGGGCCGTGGCCTTGGGCCTGCAGAAGAACCTTGACGTCGCCCTCGCCGAGGAACAGCTGGCCTACCTGGAGGCCCAGCGCCGCCAGGCCATCGGCATGGCCCTGCCGGCCGTGACCCTGACCGGGCTTTACAACCGCAACCTCGAGAAGCCGTCGTTCTTCCTGGCCGGCGCGGTGCTCAAGGCCGGGCAGGACAACAGCATGCGCCATGCGGCGAGCCTCCAGCAGTACCTGTTCACCGGCGGGATGGTCAAGCAGGGGATGCGGGCCGCGACCGCCGGGGTGGAAGGCGGCCGGGCCCAGTCCCAGTCCGCCAAGTCGGACGTGGTCCTCGCAGCCAAGAGGCTTTTCTACGCCGTGTGCCTGGACAGCGCGACCGTCGCCATCCAGCGGGATACCCTGTCCTTGGCCCAGGACCATCTCAGGACCATCGAGGAGCGCTACCGGCAGGGACTCGACAGCGACCTCGTGGTCCTGCGCCAGAAGGTGGAGGTGGCCAACGCCCAGCCGGCGCTGCTGGCCGCGAGCAACAGGGAGGAGCTGTCCTTGACCATGCTCAAGGACGCCTTGGGCTTGGATGTGGACGCCCCGGTGCTGGTGCAGGGCTCCTTGGAGGGGCGGCCTTACTCCTTGATGCCCTACGAGGCTCTGCAGGCCTCGGCCCTGGCGAACAACTCGGACTACCAGGCCGCGCGCAAGCAGTTCGAGCAGGCCGAGGCCATGCTCGCCGTCCAGAAGGGCTTCCGCTGGCCGTGGCTCTCGGCTTACGCGGACTATCAGTGGTACTCCGAGTCCAACCACGCCTGGCCCGGGCCGCAGGAGCGGGCCACCAGTTCCGTGGTCGGCCTGCGCCTGAACTACCCGCTCTTCACCGGAGGCCAGACCACGGCCAAGATCCAGCAGGCGAGCTCCCAGCTCGATTCGGCCCGCACCGCGATGGAGAAGGTGGCGCGGGCCATGAAGGTCGAGGTCAAGCGCGGGTGGCTCAACGTCAAGGAAGCCTGGGAGCGCGCCCAGAGCCAGGAGTCGGCCATCAGCCAGGCGCGCCGGGCCTTGGAGGCCACCGAGGTGCGCTACCGCGCCGGCCAGGCCAGCCTGCTCGAGCAGAACGACGTCACCTTGGCCCTGCAGCAGACCCGGCTGCTCTATGCCAACGCTTTGCACGACTACCGCGTGGCCCTGGCGGCGCTGGAACGCGCCGCGGGCGGTCCCGTGGAGGAGGCCGTACGATGA
- a CDS encoding efflux RND transporter periplasmic adaptor subunit gives MRRLTVFMILALPLLAACGKKKDAAARLDTYPVKTMPAQVRDLEETILLVGSIKAKDEAALFSRVPGKLLENLLKEGERVRKGQAVALVERDEVGVRFEPAPVPSTLSGTVARIYLDRGQDVTLATPVALVMDSSEIIVRAEVPERYAARADVGESVRVRVEAYPERTFSGRVSKVSPVVDPATRSTVIEARLDNAGGRLRSGMFGEVTLITGSRSGVLAVPKDALTDGSGPAVFVIENGKAVKREVELGLQSDRFLEIRKGIKPGEKVAVFGLYGLKDGSPVEVLAELSGEEKE, from the coding sequence ATGAGAAGACTGACCGTTTTCATGATCCTGGCGCTGCCCCTGCTGGCCGCTTGCGGCAAGAAGAAGGACGCCGCGGCGCGGCTCGACACCTACCCGGTCAAGACCATGCCCGCGCAGGTCCGCGACCTCGAGGAGACCATCCTCCTGGTCGGCAGCATCAAGGCCAAGGACGAGGCGGCCCTCTTCTCCCGGGTCCCGGGCAAGCTGCTGGAGAACCTCCTCAAGGAAGGCGAGCGGGTCCGCAAAGGCCAGGCCGTGGCTCTGGTGGAGCGCGACGAGGTGGGAGTGCGCTTCGAGCCCGCGCCGGTGCCTTCGACCTTGAGCGGCACGGTCGCGCGCATCTATCTGGACCGGGGGCAGGACGTGACCTTGGCGACGCCGGTCGCCTTGGTGATGGATTCCAGCGAGATCATCGTGCGCGCCGAGGTCCCGGAGCGCTACGCCGCGCGGGCCGATGTGGGCGAGTCCGTGCGCGTGCGGGTGGAGGCCTATCCGGAGCGGACTTTCAGCGGCCGGGTCTCCAAGGTCAGCCCCGTGGTGGACCCGGCCACGCGGAGCACCGTCATCGAGGCCCGTCTGGACAACGCCGGGGGCAGGCTGCGCTCCGGGATGTTCGGCGAGGTCACCCTCATCACGGGCAGCCGTTCGGGCGTGCTGGCCGTGCCCAAGGACGCCTTGACCGACGGCAGCGGCCCGGCGGTCTTCGTCATCGAGAACGGCAAGGCCGTCAAGCGCGAGGTGGAGCTGGGCCTGCAGAGCGACCGGTTCCTGGAGATCCGCAAGGGCATCAAGCCCGGCGAGAAGGTCGCGGTGTTCGGGCTCTACGGCCTCAAGGACGGCAGCCCGGTCGAGGTCTTGGCCGAATTGAGTGGGGAGGAGAAGGAGTGA